GGATGTTTGCGACGCAGCGCCCAGGGATGGGTTCACAGCGGTCCTGAAAACCCGCACCCGGTGCTCCACCGCCACAGAACCACCTTGCTCGGGACCGCAATACCCATGTGCACTATTCTGCTCGTTTAACTTGCTGCTCTATAAGCGGTTTTATCAAATCCATCGGTAGCGGGAATACGATGGTCGAATTTTTCTCGCCAGCGATATCAATCAACGTCTGCATATACCGCAATGTCATCGCATTCTGGTTCTTGGACAGCTGATCTGCCGCCTCGGTGAGTTTCAATGCCGCCTGCGCCTCACCTTCGGCATGAATCACCTTCGCCCGCCGCGAACGCTCTGCCTCCGCCTGCTGAGCAATGGCGCGAATCATGCTCTCGTCCAAGTCGATGTGCTTGATCTCCACATTGGTCACCTTCACGCCCCAGGCATCCGTCTGCTCATCGAGGATCTTCTGGATATCTACATTGAGCTTGTCACGCTCCGACAGCATTTCATCCAGCTCGTGTTTACCCAGCACCGAGCGCAAGGTCGTCTGCGACAGCTGGCTCACCGCCTCGTGGAAATTTTCCACATTGATGATCGCCGACTCCGGATCAACTACCCGGTAATACACCACCGCATTCACCTTCACCGAAACGTTATCCCGGCTGATCACATCCTGGGTCGGCACATCCATCACCACCACGCGCAAATCCACCCGTTCCAACGTCTGGATGACCGGAATGATGATGATCAGGCCCGGGCCCTTGACCGCCTGAAAACGCCCGAGAAAAAACACCACCGCGCGCTCGTATTCCCGCAGGATACGGATCGCGTACATGACGATAAAAACGATGGCCAGAATCAACAGACTGGCAAAATAACTGAACATAAATAGAGCTCCCTAAAGACTCACTCCGGCCTAACCTGCAAAATCAACCCCTGCTCCTCGGTCACGGTCACCAGCTGCCCTTCCGTCAGCAGACTGTCGCAACGGGCGCGCCAGATCTCGCCGTCGATCTTGACCAGCAGCTCCGGCGCCAAATCGAATACCACCGCCGTGCGCCCCACCATCGCCTTGTTGGCGGCCACCTTGGGCTTGCGCAGACTGTGCCCTACCGCATACAGCAGCCCCAGCAAACCGAGGCCGCTGACGGCGGCAATGGAGCCAATCAGTGCCTTGGACACACGCATGCCCGGCACATCGCTGTCGATCAGCAATACCGAGCCAATCACCAGTGCGATCACGCCGCCGATACCGAGCGCGCCAAAACTCGGCACAAACAGCTCCGCTGCAATCAGCAATGCGCCCACGATGATCAGCGCCAGTCCGGCGTAATTCACCGGCAGTACCTGCAGCGCATAGAACGCCAGTAGCAGACAGATGACACCGACCACACCAGGCACAATGGCGCCGGGGCTGTAGCCCTCGAAAATCAGCCCGTAGATGCCCACCAGCAGCAGGATATAGGCCACCTGGGGGTTGGTGATCAGGGACAGCAGCTCGTTGCGCCAGTCCGGCTCGTAGGCCACCACAGGCAGGTCGGCGACTTCACCGGCGATCTTCTGCTTGCCCGCGGGCAATACGATTTCCCGATCTGGCAGCTGCTGCAACAATTGCTGCTGATTGCTGGCGACCACGTCAATCACGTTTTCTTTCAGCGCTTCCTGGGCGGTTAGTGTGGCGGCGTCGCGCACCGCCTTTTCTGCCCAGTCGGCATTGCGGCCGTGACGCTGGGCGAGACCGCGAATGTAGGCCACAGAGTCGTTGACGACCTTGCGTTCCATGGCGCTGCCAGACTTATTCGGCGTCTCCTTTGCTTCAGCCTCCTTCGAGCCCGATCCGGCACCTCCCTCCTCCTGATCGCCGGAGGTGCCCGCAGCATCGGAAGGGGCGTTTCCCGGTGGCTCCTGCTGCCCGGGCATGCCACCGATCTGCACCGGCGTGGCGGCGCCCAGCGTGGTCGAGGGCGTCATTGCCGCAACATGGCTGGCGTAGAGAATATAAGTGCCGGCACTGGCCGCGCGGGCGCCAGCCGGGGTCACATAGGTAACGTAGGGAATGTCCGAGGCAAGAATGTGCTGAATGATGTCCCGGGTGGCGGCGTCCAGGCCGCCGGGGGTATCCATATTCACAATGAACAGCTGCGCGCCATCTTCGCGGGCGGTTTCGCTGGTGCGGATCAGGTAGTCGGTGGTGGCGGGGCCGATAGGGCCATTGATGGAGAGCTGCGCGATGTGGGGCTTTTTGCGCCCGTCGGCATCGCCAGAGCTTTCCACCTCTTGCGACACACCGGCAATAGCAAAAACCTGCGCCAGGATCAGCAACAGGCCAACGGATACCGCTTTCGAACACCACTGTTTCATGTGTGTTATCCCGGGTGCGAAAGTACAGGATTAACAAGCGTAACAGAATCGGGAGGGGGCGCAGGGAATTGAACGCCAGTTGCGGAAAGCCGGTTATCGGTACCCGACAGCGAGCAGCGTCGTTCGCGCGTCAGGCGCTAATCCCTGACACGCTGGATCTGCTCCAGCCGGGACACACTGCCCAGATAGTCCTGCCAGCTGGCTTCCAGTTCGGCAGTCTGGTAGCGCTGGTACTTGGCGCGGTCGAGCCAGAAGACGCGGGTGCGGGCACGGCGCAGGTCAATCAGGGGCAGCTGGTCAATGGCTGCCGAGCCCCGCTTGAATACCGAGCCGGCACGGGAATTCTGGATCATGTCGCTGACAATGGTGAGATGGACATTTTCAGCCGCCGGGTCAAAGTGGTTGAGCGCTGCCACATCCGACAACGCCTCATAAATCGGCGACACCGGTTGCTCACCGCCGGATACCGCTTTTTCGATCGCTTTCCCAAGCGGCTGCTCGAACCGCTCCTGATACAGGGCCTGTATGAACTGCTGGTTGGCCGTGAGTGCACTCACATCCTTGCCGGAGTTGGGCTTGCACAAGTCCACCACCGGTTTCGACAGGCCGTTGTAGTGATCGTCCAGCACAAATATCGAGAACCGGTCGTTGACCGCTGCGGCGGCAAGCAGGCTGGAGAGGTGGGTATCGAGAAAATGTGTCTGGTGGGGTGACAGGGTATCGGACGCGTCGATCACCACGATGTGCTGGGCGAAGCGTGGCAGGTTGGGATTGCACAGGGTAATCCTGTCGTAGTCCCGTTCCGGTGCCTGCACAACGCTCAAGGTAAACACACCAAGGCCGGCCAGCATGACCAGGCACAGGGAAAATACTGCAATGCCGCGCCGGTCTTCGCGACTCATCCCCCGACGACGCCCCGCCTTGCGCCGGATTTTTCTGGATTGACCACCGCCGAACAACGCCATCACGCTCTCCGCAGGCCGTAGTCCAGTTCGAGCTTATCGACCAGCGCGGCAAGGGATTCCTGCAGGGACTCGCAGCGTTGGTTTACCGTATCGATCGCCCCGGTGTACACCGCGTCGAGTTCCTCCATTAGCGCCTCGAACGCTGCCTGGTCGCGCTGGTGCTGCTCAAGCCCTGTGGTA
This Microbulbifer sp. Q7 DNA region includes the following protein-coding sequences:
- a CDS encoding slipin family protein: MFSYFASLLILAIVFIVMYAIRILREYERAVVFFLGRFQAVKGPGLIIIIPVIQTLERVDLRVVVMDVPTQDVISRDNVSVKVNAVVYYRVVDPESAIINVENFHEAVSQLSQTTLRSVLGKHELDEMLSERDKLNVDIQKILDEQTDAWGVKVTNVEIKHIDLDESMIRAIAQQAEAERSRRAKVIHAEGEAQAALKLTEAADQLSKNQNAMTLRYMQTLIDIAGEKNSTIVFPLPMDLIKPLIEQQVKRAE
- a CDS encoding nodulation protein NfeD, whose protein sequence is MKQWCSKAVSVGLLLILAQVFAIAGVSQEVESSGDADGRKKPHIAQLSINGPIGPATTDYLIRTSETAREDGAQLFIVNMDTPGGLDAATRDIIQHILASDIPYVTYVTPAGARAASAGTYILYASHVAAMTPSTTLGAATPVQIGGMPGQQEPPGNAPSDAAGTSGDQEEGGAGSGSKEAEAKETPNKSGSAMERKVVNDSVAYIRGLAQRHGRNADWAEKAVRDAATLTAQEALKENVIDVVASNQQQLLQQLPDREIVLPAGKQKIAGEVADLPVVAYEPDWRNELLSLITNPQVAYILLLVGIYGLIFEGYSPGAIVPGVVGVICLLLAFYALQVLPVNYAGLALIIVGALLIAAELFVPSFGALGIGGVIALVIGSVLLIDSDVPGMRVSKALIGSIAAVSGLGLLGLLYAVGHSLRKPKVAANKAMVGRTAVVFDLAPELLVKIDGEIWRARCDSLLTEGQLVTVTEEQGLILQVRPE